A window of Tautonia plasticadhaerens contains these coding sequences:
- a CDS encoding DUF6263 family protein has protein sequence MDRRLVPIALASIALALTGSASRGAETLRWKFAEGDSHRYRLEQTTINTAVVMEQEVKMSIFQTVEMTWEVESVEDEGAARLVQTIDRMRVALESQFLTFSYDSSDDAPAEGQAAMLEPVVDALVGVPVVLVMTPRGEVREVEVPDELIQRLKDAGPAAQALQNLASPEGMKGLIGQSTLVFPQEPIEEGATWARKVELPTPQGTMTLDNAFTFRGIEGGDDGETATIDVAMTIDSLEAAPDSPFELTVQEQEGRGSYAFDTSAGLLRSSEVTQTLSVVARVMDQELTSVAESTATFSLVED, from the coding sequence ATGGACCGTCGCCTCGTCCCGATCGCCCTGGCGTCGATCGCCCTCGCCCTGACCGGCTCGGCCTCCCGGGGCGCGGAGACCCTGAGGTGGAAGTTCGCCGAGGGGGACTCCCACCGCTACAGGCTCGAGCAGACGACCATCAACACGGCGGTGGTCATGGAGCAGGAAGTGAAGATGTCGATCTTCCAGACGGTCGAGATGACCTGGGAGGTCGAATCGGTCGAGGACGAGGGAGCCGCCCGTTTGGTCCAGACGATCGACCGGATGCGAGTCGCGCTGGAGTCGCAGTTCCTCACGTTCTCCTACGACTCTTCCGACGACGCCCCGGCCGAGGGACAGGCGGCGATGCTGGAGCCGGTGGTCGACGCGCTGGTTGGCGTGCCGGTCGTCCTGGTGATGACCCCCCGGGGCGAGGTGCGAGAGGTCGAGGTGCCCGACGAGCTGATCCAGCGCCTCAAGGACGCCGGCCCCGCCGCCCAGGCCTTGCAGAACCTGGCGTCGCCCGAGGGGATGAAGGGGCTGATCGGCCAGTCGACCCTCGTCTTCCCCCAGGAGCCGATCGAGGAGGGTGCCACCTGGGCCCGGAAGGTCGAGCTGCCTACCCCCCAGGGCACGATGACGCTGGACAACGCGTTCACGTTCCGGGGCATCGAGGGGGGCGACGACGGCGAGACGGCGACGATCGACGTGGCCATGACCATCGATTCCCTGGAGGCCGCCCCGGACTCCCCCTTCGAGCTCACCGTCCAGGAGCAGGAGGGCCGCGGCTCCTACGCCTTCGACACCTCCGCCGGGCTGCTCCGATCCTCCGAGGTCACGCAGACCCTGAGCGTGGTCGCCCGGGTGATGGACCAGGAGCTGACCTCCGTCGCCGAATCCACCGCCACTTTCTCGCTGGTGGAGGACTGA